In Dermacentor albipictus isolate Rhodes 1998 colony chromosome 6, USDA_Dalb.pri_finalv2, whole genome shotgun sequence, the following proteins share a genomic window:
- the LOC135907517 gene encoding uncharacterized protein, with protein MSGSEYTLTGFSDFLEGRRVTFVDPLPSMRVCGLCDRVPSRSLLLSCGQVLCEPCRNQIKEQEPCPFDGKDCFAGNFVPQDYELAELDEYRILCPNSEDCAFTGTLSTLMEHLVNCSSEKAECPKCSQRVALSVAIDHRRCCSGAAAAGQEASTAVAYSGVIREVQDIMEGLETLIQRVPGDVLDKDYVTEYVNSIVKRITVLERDITKGQQHPVGSSQKRKLSLAMEPPPFALTPCRAASRRNVHVTMCSFDVQGKLESLDYNKSHNITHPPTVLDGYLFRLECVLNREENGESTVRFKFSLGEGKWDGRLIWPFARVVTVILTHPNDSERDIPLPVYLPDHEMVKKPAPGTWNQGNTTGTVSWEHVELNGFVDGGSIYANVELT; from the coding sequence ATGTCGGGCTCAGAATACACTCTGACTGGTTTCAGCGACTTCTTGGAGGGCCGACGCGTCACCTTCGTCGATCCTCTACCGAGCATGCGAGTCTGCGGCCTCTGCGACAGGGTGCCTTCCCGCTCACTGCTCCTGTCTTGCGGCCAGGTTTTGTGCGAGCCATGCAGAAATCAGATCAAAGAGCAGGAACCGTGCCCTTTCGACGGCAAGGACTGCTTCGCGGGTAACTTCGTGCCGCAGGATTACGAGTTGGCCGAGTTGGATGAGTATAGAATTCTGTGCCCCAACAGTGAGGACTGCGCCTTCACCGGTACTCTGTCCACGCTTATGGAGCACCTCGTCAATTGCAGCAGCGAAAAGGCAGAATGTCCGAAGTGCAGCCAGCGCGTCGCTCTCAGTGTCGCCATTGACCACAGACGATGTTGCTCGGGAGCCGCTGCTGCAGGACAGGAGGCGAGTACAGCCGTGGCATACAGTGGCGTCATCCGAGAGGTACAAGATATCATGGAGGGTCTCGAAACACTGATACAGCGGGTGCCCGGCGACGTTCTTGACAAGGACTATGTGACCGAGTACGTCAACTCGATAGTGAAGCGGATCACCGTTCTTGAACGTGACATCACAAAAGGCCAGCAACATCCGGTGGGCAGCAGCCAAAAGCGAAAGTTGTCCTTAGCCATGGAACCACCACCGTTCGCTCTGACGCCTTGCCGTGCCGCTTCCAGGCGGAACGTTCACGTCACTATGTGCTCCTTCGACGTCCAAGGGAAACTGGAATCGTTGGACTACAACAAAAGCCACAACATAACGCATCCTCCAACCGTGCTGGATGGTTACTTATTCCGGCTTGAATGTGTTCTCAATAGGGAGGAGAACGGGGAATCTACTGTGCGCTTTAAGTTTTCGCTCGGCGAAGGCAAATGGGACGGCCGCTTGATTTGGCCGTTTGCCAGAGTAGTAACAGTCATCCTCACGCACCCCAATGATTCCGAGAGAGACATCCCGCTACCAGTGTACCTGCCTGATCACGAGATGGTAAAGAAGCCGGCGCCTGGCACTTGGAATCAAGGCAACACTACCGGTACAGTTTCCTGGGAACACGTTGAACTCAATGGATTTGTGGATGGTGGCAGCATATACGCGAATGTGGAGCTCACTTAA